In one Thermodesulfobium acidiphilum genomic region, the following are encoded:
- a CDS encoding aspartate ammonia-lyase: protein MRIESDLLGKIDISDNVYWGLHTERARRNFRFSNYKVPKALIRALSMVKKACCMANHELGFLDENKAKAIEIACDEICEGRFDDQFPLDALQGGAGTSTNMNINEVIANRAIEILGSKKGDYNVVHPIHDVNLHQSTNDVYPTAVKVASIFKLRELSNAVAKLQGAFQKKEKAFAGIVKIGRTELQEAVPITLGAEFGAFAEAISRDRWRTFKCEERLRVTNLGGTAVGTGLTAPKNYIFLVIEKLREITGLGLSRGENVPAETANADPFVEVSGILKAHASNIVKIFNDLRLLNLLGEIELSAVQTGSSIMPGKVNPVLCEAAMQVGLKVMANDFLITETVSRSTLQICEFIPLLAFAILESLEILTNLDINLCEHVLEIKANEEKCKEYIDKSLTIVTALLPVIGYKEAENLIKEFLKKGKTDFRAFLNEKQGKEVVDRMLSPYNLTSLGYRDE from the coding sequence ATGCGTATTGAAAGCGATCTTTTAGGTAAAATTGATATTTCGGATAATGTTTATTGGGGCCTTCATACCGAAAGAGCAAGGAGAAATTTTAGATTTAGCAATTATAAGGTTCCAAAAGCTTTAATACGAGCACTCTCAATGGTTAAGAAGGCCTGTTGTATGGCAAATCATGAACTTGGCTTTCTGGATGAGAACAAGGCTAAGGCTATTGAGATTGCTTGCGACGAGATATGCGAAGGAAGATTCGATGATCAATTCCCGCTTGATGCACTTCAGGGGGGAGCGGGAACATCTACAAACATGAATATTAACGAAGTTATCGCTAACAGGGCTATTGAAATTCTTGGGAGCAAGAAAGGTGACTATAATGTTGTACATCCAATACACGATGTTAATCTTCATCAATCGACAAATGACGTTTATCCCACAGCAGTTAAAGTTGCTTCCATTTTTAAATTACGTGAATTAAGCAATGCTGTTGCAAAACTTCAAGGTGCATTCCAAAAAAAAGAAAAGGCATTTGCGGGTATAGTAAAGATCGGACGGACAGAACTTCAAGAAGCAGTTCCAATAACTTTGGGGGCTGAATTTGGAGCTTTTGCGGAAGCTATTTCAAGAGATAGATGGAGAACTTTTAAATGCGAAGAGCGTTTAAGAGTAACGAATTTGGGAGGTACGGCTGTTGGCACTGGTCTTACTGCTCCGAAAAATTACATTTTTCTTGTTATCGAAAAACTTAGAGAAATAACGGGACTTGGACTTTCAAGAGGTGAAAATGTGCCGGCCGAAACTGCAAATGCAGATCCTTTTGTTGAGGTGTCGGGTATCTTAAAGGCACATGCATCAAACATAGTTAAGATATTTAATGACTTGAGACTTTTAAACTTATTAGGCGAGATAGAACTTTCAGCCGTTCAAACTGGTTCTTCTATTATGCCAGGAAAGGTAAATCCTGTGCTTTGTGAAGCAGCTATGCAAGTAGGACTAAAGGTAATGGCAAATGATTTTTTAATAACTGAAACTGTAAGTAGGTCAACGCTTCAGATATGTGAGTTTATCCCATTGCTTGCATTTGCCATACTTGAATCGCTTGAAATCCTTACAAATTTAGATATCAATCTCTGCGAACACGTTTTAGAAATAAAGGCTAATGAAGAAAAATGTAAAGAGTATATAGATAAAAGTCTGACAATTGTTACAGCTCTTCTACCAGTTATAGGCTATAAAGAAGCCGAGAATTTGATAAAGGAATTTCTCAAAAAAGGAAAAACTGATTTTAGAGCTTTTCTGAATGAAAAGCAAGGGAAGGAAGTGGTTGATAGAATGCTTTCACCTTACAACCTGACATCGTTAGGGTATAGGGATGAATAA
- a CDS encoding nitrogenase component 1: MLIEKTRTKIIDFKAKNDFPFAPLEAVGPNLSGWGVVETTLLLPDSVCLMIGPLACLRHSAFMAHARGFFKRFYMLPLEEIDIIMGRHFDRVKLALKEVALKESPQILILAGTCCDHILGTDYKEVMREIKEELGIEVIYLVMAPLTIGLKPSPFEIAYTALFEFLKDKRTKEDKKVINILGTFLPLSEKSELYNLLKEIGFEQIYQIPTCKNIIDLKEMANASLNIVIHPLGNILAKKIETEWGIPYIFCPVSYGIKEIELQYQSLERILQRKLNYLSFKDITNERLQLDILKDKRVAVGCSILGSPFELACALVQFGARIEAIFVRNVPKAYEWKYIKWLSENSPETYVYNVAHPYLNEESNAFDGIDLAFGVDAGVYCSRAVNIPLSRYQNQVFGFEAALWLFEEIIRNVSKPISNYDWIYKHNLLI; the protein is encoded by the coding sequence ATGCTGATAGAAAAGACTCGGACAAAGATTATTGATTTTAAGGCTAAAAACGACTTCCCTTTTGCCCCTCTGGAAGCAGTAGGGCCTAATCTTTCTGGATGGGGAGTTGTGGAGACTACCTTACTTTTGCCGGATAGTGTCTGTTTGATGATAGGACCGTTGGCCTGTTTAAGACACTCGGCATTTATGGCTCATGCGAGGGGTTTTTTTAAACGTTTTTATATGTTACCACTAGAAGAAATAGATATTATTATGGGTAGGCACTTTGACCGAGTAAAATTAGCTTTAAAAGAAGTTGCCTTAAAGGAATCGCCTCAAATCCTAATTTTGGCAGGTACATGTTGCGATCACATTTTGGGTACTGACTATAAAGAAGTTATGCGAGAAATCAAAGAGGAACTAGGTATAGAGGTTATTTATCTGGTAATGGCTCCTTTAACTATTGGTCTTAAACCTTCACCCTTTGAGATTGCATATACTGCTTTATTTGAATTTTTAAAGGACAAAAGAACGAAAGAGGATAAAAAGGTTATCAATATTCTTGGTACTTTCTTGCCATTATCAGAGAAGAGTGAACTTTACAATTTATTAAAAGAAATCGGTTTTGAACAAATTTATCAAATTCCTACCTGTAAGAATATTATTGATTTAAAAGAGATGGCAAATGCCAGTTTAAATATTGTGATACACCCGCTTGGTAATATTCTGGCCAAAAAAATTGAAACGGAATGGGGTATCCCTTATATTTTTTGTCCTGTGAGTTATGGGATAAAAGAAATTGAGCTTCAATATCAAAGTCTTGAAAGAATATTGCAGCGGAAACTTAATTATTTATCATTTAAAGATATTACCAACGAGCGACTTCAATTAGACATTTTAAAGGATAAACGAGTAGCTGTTGGTTGTAGTATTCTTGGTAGCCCTTTTGAATTAGCCTGTGCTTTAGTACAGTTTGGTGCCAGGATAGAGGCTATATTTGTCAGAAATGTTCCAAAAGCCTATGAGTGGAAATATATTAAATGGCTTTCAGAAAACAGTCCTGAGACTTATGTTTATAATGTTGCTCATCCGTACTTGAACGAAGAGTCTAATGCTTTTGACGGCATTGATCTTGCTTTTGGGGTAGATGCTGGCGTTTATTGTTCCAGAGCTGTTAATATTCCGCTTTCACGTTACCAAAATCAGGTATTTGGTTTCGAAGCTGCGCTATGGCTTTTTGAAGAAATTATACGAAATGTCTCCAAACCCATCAGTAACTATGACTGGATTTATAAGCACAATCTTTTGATTTAG
- a CDS encoding cytochrome b/b6 domain-containing protein translates to MDDERALRFPISEKVFHNTNAVTWFILIITGSLVYFHLVDKTTAAGGFLMDIHVIAAVIFTFNFLAFVFINPDRFYLMLDELFRWDMDDFRWFKNLGGYPRKFGIPFGPEETAPVGKYNAGQKLAYILFVFSIVFEGLSGWLLYLYREAMPRDFTSLLFTWHVWLGVVVTLLVIFIHLPLSIINFEDFKAMWKWGEGDMPLKVLKHHNPKWVEKELEKVEKTT, encoded by the coding sequence TTGGATGATGAAAGAGCACTTCGTTTTCCAATTTCAGAAAAGGTATTTCACAATACCAATGCTGTTACATGGTTTATCCTTATAATAACGGGTAGCCTTGTTTATTTCCATCTGGTAGATAAAACAACGGCGGCGGGTGGCTTCCTTATGGATATTCATGTTATTGCTGCTGTAATTTTTACATTCAATTTCCTTGCATTTGTTTTCATAAACCCAGATAGGTTTTATCTTATGCTAGATGAGCTTTTCAGATGGGATATGGATGACTTTAGATGGTTCAAAAATCTTGGTGGTTATCCAAGGAAGTTTGGTATTCCATTTGGACCTGAGGAAACTGCTCCTGTTGGAAAGTACAACGCAGGTCAAAAGCTTGCATATATCCTGTTTGTGTTCTCAATTGTATTTGAAGGTTTATCTGGGTGGTTACTCTATCTCTATAGGGAAGCTATGCCAAGGGATTTTACGAGCTTACTTTTTACGTGGCATGTATGGCTAGGGGTCGTTGTAACCTTGTTGGTTATATTTATTCATCTCCCGCTTTCGATAATCAACTTTGAAGATTTTAAAGCTATGTGGAAATGGGGTGAAGGAGATATGCCTTTAAAAGTTTTAAAGCACCATAATCCAAAGTGGGTTGAAAAAGAATTAGAAAAAGTAGAGAAAACAACGTAA
- a CDS encoding AAA family ATPase — protein MKKIAIYGKGGIGKSTITSNLSAAIALMGKKVMQIGCDPKADSTMNLLGGNPPKSILRFIEENGIPNTIDEITKIGFKNTVCFEIGGPTPGQGCAGRGIVTALELLNDLNAYETYKPDVIFYDVLGDVVCGGFAVPMWEGYAETVLIVTSGEKLALYSARNIIQAIRNFTARNYARLGGLILNRKNISDEIERVETFAKEMNTRILGIIPRDENINKAESEGKTTIELDPDLPISQTFIQLARYIVEKDLC, from the coding sequence ATGAAAAAAATAGCAATATACGGTAAAGGTGGGATTGGAAAGTCTACAATAACATCAAACCTATCTGCTGCTATTGCTTTGATGGGAAAGAAGGTTATGCAAATAGGTTGTGATCCTAAAGCAGATTCTACAATGAACCTCTTGGGAGGTAACCCCCCTAAATCTATACTCAGGTTTATAGAAGAAAATGGTATTCCTAATACTATAGATGAAATAACAAAAATTGGTTTTAAAAATACAGTTTGTTTTGAAATTGGAGGGCCTACGCCAGGACAGGGATGTGCTGGTCGGGGTATCGTTACTGCGCTTGAGCTTTTAAACGATTTGAACGCTTATGAAACGTATAAACCTGATGTGATTTTCTATGATGTCTTAGGTGATGTCGTATGTGGTGGATTTGCTGTGCCCATGTGGGAAGGTTATGCTGAAACAGTACTTATTGTTACTTCTGGAGAGAAGCTAGCATTATATTCAGCCAGAAATATAATTCAGGCCATTAGAAACTTTACTGCACGCAACTATGCCCGCCTTGGAGGCTTGATTTTAAATAGAAAAAATATCTCTGATGAAATAGAAAGGGTAGAGACTTTTGCTAAAGAAATGAATACCAGAATTTTAGGCATCATTCCTAGAGATGAAAATATCAATAAAGCCGAATCTGAAGGGAAGACTACAATTGAACTTGATCCCGATCTTCCAATAAGTCAAACCTTTATTCAGCTAGCCAGGTATATAGTGGAGAAAGACCTATGCTGA
- the hydF gene encoding [FeFe] hydrogenase H-cluster maturation GTPase HydF — protein sequence MNKTPSGNRLHIALFGRTNVGKSSFLNMVIGQDLAITSPVPGTTTDVVQKAMELLPIGPVIFLDTAGLDDRSVLGTLRIEKTYNVLNRADIVLLLLEPNEWTDYEEHVLEEVKKRNIPIVAIINKIDLMKPSINFVNSLKSIFNEHIISVSSVDRINKDSYISALKKQIIDVCPVDFLQPPTLIGDLLSPGGLAILVVPIDLEAPKGRLILPQVQTIRDTLDNDAMALIVKERELSHAISTLNKKPDIVICDSQVVLKMVADTPEDVKATTFSILFSRYKGDLIEQAKGAAYIDALQPGDKILVAEACTHHPIEDDIGRVKIPRWLRQYVGGDLQIDVYSGRDYPDNLSSYKLVIHCAGCVLNRREMLSRIQIAREAKVPITNYGIAISFLQGVLKRTLDPFPAALMAFKNERKRLKTL from the coding sequence ATGAATAAGACACCGAGTGGAAATCGTTTACATATTGCGCTTTTTGGAAGGACAAATGTTGGAAAGTCTTCATTTCTAAACATGGTTATAGGGCAAGACCTCGCTATTACCTCTCCTGTTCCGGGCACAACAACGGATGTTGTTCAAAAAGCTATGGAACTTTTGCCAATAGGGCCAGTTATTTTTTTGGATACTGCGGGTCTTGATGACAGATCTGTTTTAGGAACTTTGAGAATTGAGAAAACATATAATGTCTTAAATAGAGCAGATATTGTTCTTCTTTTATTAGAACCAAACGAGTGGACTGATTACGAAGAACACGTTTTAGAGGAAGTTAAAAAAAGGAATATTCCAATAGTAGCAATAATCAATAAAATTGATTTGATGAAACCATCCATTAATTTTGTTAATAGTCTTAAATCGATTTTTAATGAGCATATAATTTCTGTTTCAAGTGTAGATAGGATAAACAAGGATTCATATATAAGTGCGCTAAAAAAACAGATCATAGATGTTTGCCCGGTTGATTTCTTGCAGCCACCTACTTTGATAGGCGATTTGCTATCACCTGGAGGCTTAGCCATATTGGTTGTACCCATTGATCTTGAGGCACCAAAGGGAAGACTTATACTTCCACAGGTCCAAACGATAAGGGATACGCTTGATAACGATGCAATGGCTTTAATTGTAAAAGAGAGGGAGTTATCCCATGCCATATCAACGTTAAACAAAAAACCTGATATAGTTATTTGTGATTCTCAGGTTGTTTTAAAGATGGTTGCTGATACACCAGAGGATGTGAAGGCTACGACGTTTTCGATACTCTTTTCCCGCTACAAAGGGGATCTAATAGAGCAGGCGAAGGGAGCAGCCTATATTGATGCACTTCAACCTGGGGATAAGATTTTGGTAGCTGAAGCATGCACCCATCATCCAATAGAAGATGATATTGGTCGTGTGAAAATTCCGAGGTGGCTTAGACAATATGTAGGAGGAGATTTACAAATAGATGTTTATTCTGGGAGAGATTACCCTGATAACCTTTCAAGTTATAAGCTAGTTATTCATTGCGCAGGATGTGTCCTCAATAGAAGAGAGATGCTTTCACGAATACAGATAGCAAGAGAGGCTAAAGTTCCAATAACAAATTATGGTATAGCTATATCTTTTCTGCAGGGGGTTTTAAAAAGAACTCTTGATCCATTTCCTGCTGCACTGATGGCGTTTAAAAATGAAAGAAAGAGGTTGAAAACATTATAA
- the hydE gene encoding [FeFe] hydrogenase H-cluster radical SAM maturase HydE, producing the protein MLVQNSNDIFTEAVKVRKKYCGNRAHIRGVVHFSNYCICDDLYCGLRKSNKEMERFRMDEDTIVCLGCEIAQKGIKTVVLQSGEDPFYTREKVCNIIKRIKEKHDVAITLSLGERDYDDYRAFRDAGADRYLMKHETMNEKLYERMRPGKKLKDRLNALEFLRKIGFQVGAGNIVGLPFQTIDDLADDIIFFQDFQPDMINIGPFIPHPQTPLKSYPAGSFDLMLRVFALTRIVTKNTHIAAANTVATLKPENGQLLCFLLGGCNVLMPNCNPFPKSREEKVEFEFQCAPAKRYVDIEEAESVIKKAELQISKDKGHSLKLKGDL; encoded by the coding sequence TTGTTAGTACAAAACAGTAATGATATATTCACAGAAGCAGTAAAAGTTAGAAAAAAGTACTGTGGCAATAGAGCTCATATAAGGGGTGTTGTTCACTTTTCTAATTATTGTATATGTGATGATCTTTATTGTGGGTTAAGAAAGAGTAACAAAGAAATGGAACGATTCCGTATGGATGAAGATACAATAGTTTGTCTAGGTTGTGAGATCGCCCAAAAGGGTATAAAAACTGTAGTTTTACAATCTGGAGAGGATCCTTTTTATACAAGAGAAAAAGTGTGTAACATTATTAAAAGGATTAAAGAAAAACACGATGTAGCTATTACTCTTAGCCTTGGAGAAAGAGATTATGATGATTACAGAGCTTTTAGAGATGCTGGCGCTGATAGGTATCTAATGAAACATGAAACGATGAATGAAAAGCTTTACGAAAGGATGCGACCAGGCAAAAAGCTTAAAGACAGGTTAAATGCCTTGGAGTTTTTAAGGAAGATAGGTTTTCAAGTAGGAGCTGGGAATATCGTAGGATTACCATTTCAAACCATCGACGATCTGGCTGATGATATTATCTTCTTTCAGGACTTTCAACCTGATATGATTAATATTGGGCCCTTTATCCCACATCCTCAAACGCCACTAAAAAGTTATCCTGCGGGGAGCTTTGATCTTATGCTGAGAGTTTTTGCACTGACACGTATCGTTACCAAAAATACACACATAGCAGCAGCAAACACTGTGGCAACACTTAAACCTGAAAACGGTCAACTTCTTTGTTTCTTGCTGGGTGGATGCAATGTCTTAATGCCTAATTGTAATCCGTTTCCAAAAAGTAGGGAGGAAAAGGTTGAGTTCGAATTTCAATGTGCACCGGCAAAGCGTTATGTTGATATAGAAGAGGCAGAATCAGTTATAAAAAAGGCAGAACTCCAGATATCAAAGGATAAAGGACATTCGTTAAAGTTGAAAGGAGATTTATAA
- a CDS encoding nitrogenase component 1, giving the protein MNFLHNLLPLPSGYFGASSALYELGGIIVVYGPAGGAWHINIEDEPRWYRGKTTIVGAGLLEMDVILGKDPEFVERIVNVAQDLNRNFVALCGTPVSAIIGVDLRGLTQAIQKRLNTPVLCIKTSGTESYLEGAEKANLAVAQVFLKSLPKVPNSVNILGAIHLDVGHLKHLKPLISLLESSGHKVISTWGFSPLDDIKKSSSASLNLVVGLSGLSLAQYMYEAFKIPYIVGIPIGEKLQEYYLKLIKGKDFSLTFNLKSSKKALIIGEPIMALSLKFFLEAELNIKSRIISVLPLKNLLSTLKELQNSFIRFSGEDEFSSSESRISDLMNQSDIDYIIADPLYERLLYQKKRFIPLPHVAMSARFYWDVDYDYVGIAGAKYFRSYIV; this is encoded by the coding sequence ATGAACTTTTTGCACAATCTTTTACCACTTCCATCTGGGTATTTTGGTGCTAGTAGTGCTCTTTATGAGCTTGGTGGAATAATTGTCGTTTATGGTCCTGCAGGTGGCGCCTGGCATATAAATATTGAAGATGAACCCAGGTGGTACCGAGGCAAAACTACCATAGTTGGAGCTGGACTTCTTGAGATGGATGTTATTTTGGGGAAAGATCCTGAGTTTGTAGAAAGAATTGTAAACGTAGCTCAAGATTTGAACAGGAACTTTGTTGCTCTTTGTGGTACACCAGTTTCAGCTATTATTGGAGTAGACTTAAGAGGTTTAACTCAGGCTATTCAAAAAAGATTGAATACACCTGTGCTTTGTATTAAAACTTCAGGGACAGAAAGCTATCTTGAGGGAGCTGAAAAGGCAAATCTAGCTGTAGCTCAGGTTTTTCTAAAATCACTTCCAAAAGTACCAAATTCTGTAAACATCTTAGGAGCTATTCACTTGGATGTTGGTCATCTTAAACACCTTAAACCTCTGATTTCTCTATTAGAAAGTAGTGGCCATAAGGTAATAAGCACCTGGGGATTTTCTCCTTTGGATGATATTAAAAAGTCAAGTTCAGCCAGTTTAAACCTTGTAGTAGGTTTAAGTGGGCTATCATTAGCGCAATACATGTATGAAGCATTTAAAATCCCATATATTGTTGGTATTCCGATTGGAGAAAAATTGCAGGAGTATTATCTTAAATTAATTAAAGGTAAAGATTTTTCTTTAACATTTAATCTTAAATCTTCTAAAAAAGCTTTAATTATTGGAGAACCAATTATGGCTCTTAGTCTTAAGTTCTTTTTGGAGGCAGAGCTAAATATTAAATCAAGAATTATTTCAGTTCTGCCTTTAAAAAATTTATTATCGACGCTAAAAGAACTCCAAAACAGTTTTATCAGGTTTTCAGGAGAAGATGAATTTAGCAGTTCTGAATCAAGGATTTCCGATTTAATGAATCAATCTGATATCGATTACATAATTGCTGATCCTCTTTATGAAAGATTGTTATATCAAAAAAAGAGATTTATTCCCCTACCCCATGTTGCTATGAGTGCCCGTTTTTATTGGGATGTTGACTACGATTACGTAGGGATAGCTGGAGCTAAGTATTTTAGGTCTTATATTGTTTAA
- a CDS encoding [Fe-Fe] hydrogenase large subunit C-terminal domain-containing protein, translated as MGNVMKVGTFLPPPDARVSGSEPQGTYNPGELRGIIRVNQDKCVGCDTCRENCPADAMMGEIGVAHKIDLDKCIACGQCLINCPFGAIEQMSFVDEVMGKLNDPKVVVVGIPAPAVRVAIAEEFGAPPGTLTVKKLHSAMKKAGFKVYENNLAADQTILEEGGEIVGKIRYWVLGERSKELEEFGKHPFPHFTSCCPAWVRYAEINYAALLPHISGARSPMLMAGPSAKTWAALNIWKVDPVKVYTVGIMPCTAKIFEASRPEFHAAWKFLREKKIIPDNTPKFPDIDAVLTTRDLAEVFRRKGINPLEMPEEAEEKITEMYTGGATIFGNSGGVMEAALRYAYQVVSGKNPPSWDIYAVRGYTKYGVKEATITLPLKDGKTITVRTATVNGIKNHLDKVVKDVLSGQSPYDIIEVMNCPGGCINGGGQPVQPMGTSWIDPLLPLRLKV; from the coding sequence ATGGGAAATGTAATGAAAGTGGGAACTTTTCTACCGCCACCTGATGCCAGAGTGAGCGGATCAGAGCCTCAGGGTACATATAACCCAGGGGAATTAAGAGGAATTATACGTGTGAACCAGGATAAATGTGTTGGATGTGACACATGTAGAGAGAATTGTCCAGCTGATGCTATGATGGGTGAAATTGGGGTTGCACACAAGATCGACTTGGATAAGTGCATTGCATGTGGTCAGTGTCTTATCAATTGTCCATTCGGAGCTATTGAACAAATGAGTTTTGTTGATGAAGTAATGGGAAAGTTAAATGATCCTAAAGTGGTAGTTGTGGGAATACCTGCACCGGCTGTAAGAGTTGCTATTGCTGAAGAATTTGGTGCACCTCCAGGAACACTCACAGTTAAAAAACTTCATAGTGCAATGAAGAAGGCAGGTTTTAAGGTTTACGAAAATAATCTTGCGGCTGACCAGACGATTTTGGAAGAAGGTGGTGAAATAGTAGGGAAAATCCGTTATTGGGTGTTGGGTGAAAGAAGTAAAGAATTGGAAGAATTTGGAAAACATCCCTTTCCACACTTTACATCCTGCTGTCCTGCATGGGTAAGATATGCAGAGATTAACTATGCTGCCCTTTTACCACATATATCGGGTGCAAGATCTCCTATGCTTATGGCTGGTCCTTCGGCAAAGACATGGGCAGCATTAAACATCTGGAAAGTTGATCCGGTGAAGGTTTATACGGTAGGTATAATGCCTTGTACTGCAAAAATTTTTGAAGCAAGCAGGCCTGAATTTCATGCTGCATGGAAGTTTTTAAGGGAGAAAAAGATTATACCTGATAATACGCCGAAGTTTCCTGATATAGATGCTGTTCTTACAACAAGAGATCTTGCTGAAGTATTTAGAAGAAAAGGTATAAACCCGCTTGAGATGCCTGAAGAGGCGGAGGAGAAGATAACAGAAATGTATACGGGTGGTGCAACGATATTTGGAAATAGCGGCGGTGTTATGGAAGCGGCGTTGAGATATGCATACCAGGTGGTTTCAGGGAAAAATCCTCCAAGTTGGGACATATATGCAGTTAGAGGTTATACAAAGTATGGAGTTAAAGAAGCTACTATTACTCTTCCGCTTAAGGATGGAAAAACTATTACAGTGAGAACAGCAACTGTAAACGGTATAAAAAACCATCTTGATAAAGTTGTTAAGGATGTTCTTAGTGGACAGTCGCCGTACGATATTATAGAGGTGATGAATTGTCCTGGTGGATGTATTAATGGCGGTGGGCAACCTGTTCAACCAATGGGAACATCGTGGATTGACCCATTATTACCCCTACGCCTTAAGGTTTAA
- a CDS encoding iron hydrogenase small subunit produces MSEKIPYDYREKPVAAIISRRGFLKVTGIIIAAIAIAGYKITDVFENRNNYMKMRQAGLYKDDARLQEKGLAVSDQNPAVKMFYSEFAEHPLSKIAEELLHTDYYSRTNLILRGGHNVG; encoded by the coding sequence ATGAGTGAAAAAATTCCTTATGATTACCGGGAAAAACCAGTTGCTGCTATTATAAGTAGAAGAGGGTTTTTAAAAGTAACTGGAATAATAATTGCTGCTATAGCTATAGCGGGTTATAAAATAACTGACGTATTCGAAAATAGAAATAATTATATGAAAATGAGACAGGCTGGATTGTATAAAGATGATGCAAGACTACAGGAAAAAGGTCTTGCTGTATCAGATCAAAATCCTGCTGTAAAGATGTTTTATAGTGAGTTTGCGGAACATCCATTAAGCAAGATTGCAGAAGAACTTCTTCATACAGATTACTATAGCAGGACAAATCTTATTCTAAGAGGAGGGCATAACGTTGGATGA